The Pongo abelii isolate AG06213 chromosome 11, NHGRI_mPonAbe1-v2.0_pri, whole genome shotgun sequence genome includes a window with the following:
- the INHA gene encoding inhibin alpha chain, with protein MVLPLLLFLLLTPQGGHSCQGLELARELVLAKVRALFLDALGPPVVTREGGDPGVRRLPRRHALGGFTRRGSEPEEEEDVSQAILFPATGASCEDKSAARGLAQEAEEGLFRYMFRPSQHTRSRQVTSAQLWFHTGLDRQGTAASNSSEPLLGLLALSPGGPVAVPTSLGYAPPHWAVLHLATSALSLLTHPVLVLLLRCPLCTCSARPEATPFLVAHTRTRPPSGGERARRSTPPMSWPWSPSALRLLQRPPEEPAAHADCHRVALNISFQELGWERWIVYPPSFIFHYCHGGCGLHIPPNLSLPVPGAPPTPAQPPSLLPGAQPCCAALPGTMRPLHVRTTSDGGYSFKYETVPNLLTQHCACI; from the exons ATGGTGCTGCCCCTACTGCTCTTCTTGCTGCTGACCCCACAGGGTGGGCACAGCTGCCAAGGGCTGGAGCTGGCCCGGGAACTTGTTCTGGCCAAGGTGAGGGCCCTGTTCCTGGATGCCTTGGGGCCCCCCGTGGTGACCAGGGAAGGTGGGGACCCCGGAGTCAGGCGGCTGCCCCGAAGACATGCCCTGGGGGGCTTCACACGCAGGGGCTCTGAGCCCGAGGAAGAGGAGGATGTCTCCCAAGCCATCCTTTTCCCAGCCACAG GTGCCAGCTGTGAGGACAAGTCAGCTGCCAGAGGGctggcccaggaggctgaggagggcctCTTCAGATACATGTTCCGGCCATCCCAGCATACACGCAGCCGCCAGGTGACTTCAGCCCAGCTGTGGTTCCACACCGGGCTGGACAGGCAAGGCACAGCAGCCTCCAATAGCTCTGAGCCCCTGCTAGGCCTGCTGGCACTGTCACCGGGAGGACCCGTGGCTGTGCCTACGTCTTTGGGCTATGCCCCCCCTCACTGGGCCGTGCTGCACCTGGCCACCTCTGCTCTCTCTCTGCTGACCCACCCCGTCCTGGTGCTGCTGCTGCGCTGTCCCCTCTGTACCTGCTCAGCCCGGCCTGAAGCCACGCCCTTCCTGGTGGCCCACACTCGGACCAGACCACCCAGTGGAGGGGAGAGAGCCCGACGCTCAACTCCCCCGATGTCCTGGCCTTGGTCTCCCTCTGCTCTGCGCCTGCTGCAGAGGCCTCCGGAGGAACCGGCTGCCCATGCTGACTGCCACAGAGTAGCACTGAACATCTCCTTCCAGGAGCTGGGCTGGGAACGGTGGATCGTGTACCCTCCCAGTTTCATCTTCCACTACTGTCATGGTGGTTGTGGGCTGCACATCCCACCAAACCTGTCCCTTCCAGTCCCTGGGGCTCCCCctaccccagcccagcccccttcCTTGCTGCCAGGAGCCCAGCCCTGCTGTGCTGCTCTCCCAGGGACCATGAGGCCCCTACATGTCCGCACCACCTCGGATGGAGGTTACTCTTTCAAGTATGAGACAGTGCCCAACCTTCTCACACAGCACTGTGCTTGTATCTAA